A stretch of the Clarias gariepinus isolate MV-2021 ecotype Netherlands chromosome 26, CGAR_prim_01v2, whole genome shotgun sequence genome encodes the following:
- the LOC128514315 gene encoding sulfotransferase 2B1-like codes for MAQSDLYMLYHGLYLAKFGYTTESLKYFESFQVQDDDTFIITYPKSGTTWMQEILSLILSEGDLTPVLTLQSFERIPWLEAKENDQLVAKLSSPRAFISHMPYQLMPSTFFSSKAKVIYLARNPKDVVVSMFCFHQTVSFLPDPGTFEEFTDGFLEGNVMFGKWTDHMKSWRNADLGDRILYITYEEMLQDLRGVIKRMLCFLNRNLSEEALKQVIEQSQFKAMKQNKMSNSSPLSQKIMDNMRPPFLRKGTAGDWKNHFSPESETKFNGVISEELNGTNILFPWDEEQK; via the exons ATGGCTCAAAGCGACCTGTACATGCTTTATCATGGGCTTTATCTTGCAAAATTTGGTTACACGACAGAAAGTCTGAAATACTTTGAGTCGTTCCAGGTACAGGATGATGATACTTTTATAATTACATATCCCAAATCTG gTACAACATGGATGCAGGAAATACTTTCTCTGATTCTAAGTGAAGGAGATCTTACTCCGGTGCTTACCCTTCAAAGCTTTGAGAGAATTCCGTGGCTTGAGGCCAAAGAAAATGATCAACTAGTCGCCAAGCTGAGTTCTCCAAGAGCCTTCATATCTCACATGCCTTATCAATTGATGCCTTCCACCTTCTTCTCTTCTAAGGCTAAg GTCATTTATCTTGCTAGAAACCCAAAGGATGTAGTGGTTTCCATGTTTTGTTTCCACCAAACCGTCAGCTTTTTGCCCGATCCAGGAACTTTTGAGGAATTTACTGACGGCTTTCTAGAAGGAAATG TGATGTTTGGAAAATGGACTGATCATATGAAGAGCTGGAGAAATGCAGATTTAGGAGACAGAATTCTCTATATCACATATGAGGAGATGCTGCAG GATCTTCGTGGCGTCATCAAACGCATGTTATGCTTCCTTAATCGGAATCTGAGTGAAGAAGCACTGAAACAGGTGATTGAACAGAGTCAGTTCAAAGCCATGAAGCAAAACAAAATGTCCAATTCCTCACCGTTGTCACAGAAAATAATGGACAACATGAGGCCCCCTTTCCTGAGAAAAG gaactgCTGGTGATTGGAAGAATCACTTCAGTCCTGAGTCGGAGACCAAATTCAATGGAGTCATTTCCGAAGAACTGAATGGGACTAACATTCTGTTTCCCTGGGACGAGGAACAAAAATGA